In Tautonia rosea, one DNA window encodes the following:
- a CDS encoding 6-bladed beta-propeller — MPQSLTFLGLVAGILASFASPASGNDRDGAEMPALHFFITWGQRGTPEFLGRYEQPLGITTYTDPFGEETIVVSDSGNHRIKFLSNVGGFNLQFGHEGSGEGEYRWPTGIAVDRHGSVFVADTLNDRVQKVRLWTSSLIEIAGTCEQVIGSRGSDPGQFRAPTGLALDREGNLYVLDSGNHRVQKFSNAGEYLTSWGREGSAPGEMIGPTGIAIDSDGAVYVTDSGNHRVQKFDSDGNLLRTWGSQGEGAGQLQDPRGIAITPEGVVIVANAGNDRLEFYNAEGEPLGQLGRTGLGNGEFRSPHGVACDKDGCVYVTEITTHRIQKFCPPLP, encoded by the coding sequence ATGCCACAGTCCCTCACCTTCCTCGGGCTGGTTGCAGGCATCCTGGCCTCGTTCGCGTCGCCTGCCTCGGGGAACGACCGTGATGGGGCGGAGATGCCGGCGCTCCATTTCTTCATCACCTGGGGACAGCGGGGGACTCCCGAGTTCCTGGGTCGCTACGAGCAGCCCCTCGGGATCACAACCTATACGGACCCGTTTGGCGAGGAGACGATCGTGGTCTCCGACTCGGGAAACCATCGCATCAAGTTTCTCAGCAATGTCGGCGGCTTCAACCTGCAGTTCGGTCACGAGGGCTCGGGTGAGGGCGAGTACCGCTGGCCGACCGGGATCGCCGTCGATCGCCACGGCTCCGTGTTCGTGGCCGACACCCTCAACGATCGGGTTCAGAAGGTGCGACTCTGGACCTCATCGCTGATCGAGATTGCGGGCACCTGCGAACAGGTCATCGGCTCAAGGGGGTCGGACCCCGGGCAATTCCGCGCCCCGACCGGGTTGGCACTTGATCGCGAGGGGAATCTTTATGTCCTCGACTCCGGCAATCACCGGGTCCAGAAGTTCTCAAATGCGGGCGAATACCTGACCTCCTGGGGACGAGAGGGCTCTGCCCCCGGCGAGATGATCGGGCCTACCGGGATCGCGATCGATTCGGACGGTGCGGTCTACGTCACCGACTCGGGCAATCATCGGGTCCAGAAGTTCGACTCCGACGGCAACCTCCTCCGAACCTGGGGATCGCAGGGGGAGGGGGCCGGTCAGCTCCAGGATCCCCGAGGCATCGCAATCACCCCCGAGGGGGTCGTCATCGTGGCGAACGCCGGCAACGACCGCCTCGAATTCTACAACGCCGAGGGGGAGCCTCTCGGCCAACTGGGGAGGACCGGTCTCGGGAACGGAGAGTTTCGCTCTCCCCACGGAGTCGCCTGCGACAAGGACGGCTGCGTTTACGTGACCGAAATTACGACGCACCGCATTCAAAAATTCTGCCCTCCTCTCCCGTGA
- a CDS encoding formylglycine-generating enzyme family protein, with product MRDWKRGPRPRPPFPIGPDVRITGPRGPLIRPPDIRIPPRLIRPLTINLPGLPAGARPLRLVRIPAGTFPMGAVERGSSPDEAPVHSVTISRPFYLGQTLLTQAQWGAVMGSLPTPIPWTLTGGVSSIGLGDDVPIDSISWDDVAGPGGFLDTLNSLTGRNFRLPTEAEWEYACRAGTQTRFSFGDSLDAPDHECFDGPAGTQPGQRTDYVWYCANQGWSGDPDYGGKPVAAKRPNPFGLYDVHGNFFEYCSDWYDDDFYSRPEAILPNPENQASGSGCRVIRGGSWHYSIHYARSALRYHQDHDTPDWAISVRVALSIGA from the coding sequence ATGAGAGACTGGAAGCGAGGACCGCGACCTCGTCCGCCCTTTCCCATCGGTCCTGACGTCCGAATCACCGGGCCACGAGGACCCCTGATTCGGCCCCCGGACATCAGGATCCCCCCCCGCCTGATCAGACCCCTGACGATCAATCTGCCGGGCCTCCCTGCCGGAGCCCGGCCGCTTCGGCTCGTGAGGATCCCGGCAGGGACATTCCCGATGGGCGCAGTGGAGCGGGGCAGCAGCCCCGATGAGGCACCGGTGCACTCGGTGACCATTTCTCGGCCGTTCTACCTGGGCCAGACCCTGCTGACCCAGGCCCAGTGGGGGGCCGTCATGGGCTCCCTGCCCACCCCGATCCCGTGGACCTTGACCGGCGGCGTAAGCAGCATCGGCCTTGGTGACGACGTCCCGATCGACTCGATCTCGTGGGACGATGTGGCGGGACCCGGGGGGTTTCTGGACACGCTCAACTCGCTCACCGGACGGAACTTCCGCCTCCCCACCGAGGCCGAGTGGGAGTATGCCTGTCGAGCCGGCACCCAGACGCGCTTCTCCTTCGGCGACTCCCTGGACGCCCCTGACCATGAGTGCTTCGACGGCCCCGCCGGCACCCAACCCGGCCAGCGGACGGACTACGTCTGGTATTGCGCCAACCAGGGCTGGTCGGGCGATCCCGACTACGGCGGAAAGCCGGTCGCCGCCAAACGACCCAATCCGTTCGGGCTTTACGACGTGCATGGCAATTTCTTCGAGTATTGCAGTGATTGGTATGACGACGACTTCTACAGCCGGCCTGAGGCCATCCTCCCCAACCCCGAGAATCAGGCATCCGGGTCGGGCTGCCGGGTCATCCGAGGAGGCAGCTGGCACTACAGCATTCACTACGCCCGAAGCGCCCTGAGGTACCACCAGGACCACGATACTCCCGACTGGGCGATCAGCGTCCGAGTCGCGCTCTCCATCGGAGCATGA
- a CDS encoding choice-of-anchor Q domain-containing protein has protein sequence MRQPSPLAVAVPILALSCLSIAMPVHAEPPRSDPPDFLEVSAPGRGENGDSRLQDAIAAIANGGTIRLGPGTFSGGLVIDRSVTIEGAGADRTILDGRHRGRVLQIAGGASVTLSGLSIVNGSTVDGFDRHVEDGAGILNLGELRCVECTIRGNISRDDGGGICNNGTLILDSCTLDSNEASGIGGVGGAIYNVRHGVAGGGSPISGNGPAEVRIIRSTLSRNRAGDNGGAIWSEGRVVLQASTISGNSAGRTGGGIRNNGTLDLLESTVAFNSASQDGGGLCNYGRLRVRNSLMAENESPVGGDCSGPLASRGGVLLQRTDGVELLGASDLDRLGVDPRLMPLSGQGEGPEFHAVEPGSPAINAAVAASLDGELEPPLETDQRGEPRPSGGEGDVEERADIGAFELTDDGPPTDPAPDAVGTGTLRQSNHNALER, from the coding sequence GTGCGCCAGCCTTCTCCGCTCGCCGTCGCGGTCCCCATTCTTGCGCTGTCTTGCCTGAGCATCGCGATGCCGGTGCATGCCGAACCGCCGAGGAGCGATCCTCCCGACTTCCTCGAAGTTTCGGCCCCAGGCCGGGGGGAGAACGGCGACTCTCGACTCCAAGACGCGATCGCTGCAATCGCCAACGGCGGGACGATCAGGCTCGGGCCGGGCACGTTCTCGGGAGGCCTCGTCATCGATCGCTCGGTCACGATCGAAGGGGCCGGTGCCGACCGCACCATTCTCGACGGCCGTCACAGAGGGCGAGTGCTCCAAATCGCTGGAGGAGCGTCGGTCACCCTCTCCGGCCTGTCCATCGTTAACGGCTCGACCGTCGACGGATTCGACCGCCATGTGGAGGACGGCGCCGGGATCCTCAACCTCGGCGAGTTGCGCTGCGTCGAATGCACGATCCGCGGCAATATCTCCCGGGATGACGGCGGAGGCATCTGCAACAACGGCACACTGATCCTCGACTCCTGCACCCTGGACAGCAACGAGGCCAGCGGCATCGGCGGGGTCGGCGGCGCGATCTACAACGTGCGGCATGGCGTGGCGGGCGGGGGGAGCCCGATCTCCGGGAACGGCCCGGCCGAGGTGCGGATCATCCGCAGCACCCTGAGCCGCAACCGGGCCGGCGACAACGGGGGGGCGATCTGGTCGGAGGGCCGAGTCGTTCTCCAGGCGAGCACGATCAGCGGCAATTCCGCCGGACGCACCGGGGGCGGGATCCGCAACAACGGCACACTCGACCTGCTTGAGAGCACGGTGGCTTTTAACTCCGCTTCGCAAGACGGCGGCGGCCTTTGCAATTACGGTCGCCTTCGGGTCCGGAACAGCCTCATGGCCGAAAACGAATCCCCAGTGGGGGGCGACTGCAGCGGCCCCCTCGCCTCCCGGGGAGGGGTCCTGCTCCAGCGAACCGATGGAGTGGAGCTGCTCGGTGCGAGCGACCTGGATCGGCTGGGGGTCGACCCCCGACTGATGCCGCTCTCCGGCCAGGGCGAGGGTCCGGAGTTTCACGCCGTCGAGCCCGGGAGCCCCGCCATCAACGCCGCCGTGGCGGCCTCTCTGGACGGCGAGCTCGAGCCCCCGCTCGAGACCGACCAGCGAGGGGAGCCCCGCCCCTCGGGCGGCGAAGGCGACGTCGAGGAGAGGGCCGACATCGGTGCCTTCGAGCTCACCGACGACGGCCCCCCAACCGATCCGGCCCCCGATGCGGTCGGCACCGGAACTTTACGACAATCAAATCACAATGCTCTTGAACGATGA
- a CDS encoding FG-GAP repeat protein — MRSSARWIALVMVGAVLPLGLAGSSWLRTTPHGDLTDEGGGKNGSPTAIGNLPTSPPDPATVVGSGRLELTESLRLNAEDPEPFATFARTVAISGDTMVLGAPTDDQFGIDAGAAYVFERSGSAWRQQAKLVADDTAAHDGFGMAVAVHGDTVVVGARGHDGGGEDAGAAYVFRRRAGRWEPSATLRPRGIRSEDRFGQSVAVGDGVCAVGALGHDGEVEDSGAVYVFRLGPEGWREEARLTPDEPLASELFGYATALDDGVIAVGAYANGTPTPYSGAAYVFRHDGQTWRSEGRLEVSDPRPMDETGCSVAVSRDRVVVGSRGNGEAGPRAGAAYVFERGPSGWVQVAKLLADDIMPADALGEAVAIRGDLVVTGAHFRDDAGLGSGAAYVFGRGPSGWTQVAKLVASDADEGCEFGIAVAIGDLEIVVGEPGGREQNNRVGRHTDCGAVYLYDLRGVPAP; from the coding sequence ATGCGTTCCTCTGCACGTTGGATCGCCCTCGTGATGGTTGGGGCGGTCCTTCCCCTGGGCCTCGCCGGGAGCAGCTGGCTGCGGACTACGCCCCACGGCGATCTCACCGACGAGGGCGGGGGCAAGAATGGCTCCCCAACAGCGATCGGGAACCTCCCGACGTCGCCCCCCGACCCCGCGACCGTGGTGGGGTCGGGCCGCCTGGAACTGACGGAATCCCTCAGGCTCAACGCCGAAGATCCCGAGCCTTTCGCCACGTTTGCCCGCACGGTTGCCATCTCCGGCGACACGATGGTGCTCGGAGCCCCCACCGACGACCAGTTCGGGATTGATGCCGGTGCGGCCTACGTCTTCGAGCGGTCGGGCTCCGCCTGGCGGCAGCAGGCGAAGCTTGTGGCCGACGACACGGCGGCGCACGACGGTTTTGGGATGGCCGTGGCCGTCCACGGCGATACGGTGGTCGTCGGGGCCCGAGGCCATGATGGCGGAGGTGAGGACGCCGGTGCCGCCTACGTCTTCCGCCGCCGGGCCGGTCGCTGGGAACCGTCGGCGACACTTCGGCCGCGCGGGATCCGGTCGGAGGATCGCTTCGGCCAGTCGGTGGCCGTCGGCGACGGGGTCTGTGCCGTCGGAGCGCTCGGCCACGACGGGGAGGTGGAGGACTCGGGCGCCGTCTATGTCTTCCGCCTCGGGCCAGAAGGCTGGAGGGAGGAAGCCCGCCTGACCCCGGATGAGCCGCTCGCCAGCGAACTGTTCGGCTACGCGACCGCCCTAGACGACGGGGTGATCGCGGTCGGTGCTTATGCGAATGGGACGCCGACCCCTTATTCCGGGGCCGCCTACGTGTTCCGCCACGATGGCCAGACGTGGCGGTCGGAGGGCCGCCTGGAGGTGTCGGATCCTCGGCCGATGGACGAGACCGGCTGCTCGGTGGCCGTGAGTCGAGACCGCGTGGTCGTGGGCTCGCGAGGCAACGGGGAAGCAGGTCCGCGCGCCGGGGCGGCCTATGTCTTCGAGCGCGGTCCCAGCGGTTGGGTGCAGGTGGCAAAGCTCCTCGCCGACGACATCATGCCCGCCGATGCACTCGGCGAGGCGGTTGCGATCCGGGGCGACCTGGTCGTGACGGGGGCCCACTTCCGGGACGACGCCGGCCTCGGCTCTGGAGCGGCGTACGTCTTCGGCCGAGGACCCTCGGGGTGGACACAGGTCGCAAAGCTGGTGGCGAGCGACGCGGATGAGGGGTGCGAGTTCGGGATCGCCGTCGCGATTGGCGACCTGGAAATCGTCGTCGGCGAGCCGGGAGGCCGCGAGCAGAACAATCGGGTCGGACGCCACACCGACTGCGGCGCGGTCTATCTCTATGATCTGCGGGGCGTCCCGGCCCCTTGA